The Elusimicrobiota bacterium sequence CGCCGCGGCGGCGCCCCGGCTCCCCTCGGTCCGCGGCAAAGCCATCCTCTTGGTGGACGACGAGCCCGACGTCCTGGGTTTCTTGACCAAGGTGATCCAATCGGAGGGGAATCGTTTGGAGGTGGCCGGCTCGCTCAAAGACGCCATCAGCAAAGCGGCCCAAGCCTCCTTCGATTTGGTGGTCACCGATGTTCGTCTCGGGGAAGGGACCGGGTTTTCTCTCTACGAAAACTGGAGCCTGTGGACGAGTCATCCCCGGCCCGCTTTTCTCTTCATGACCGGAGACGTCCTGAACGGGACCATTGTTCAGGACATCGAGGCGCGCGGTCTCCATCTCTTGCACAAGCCCATCGACCTGGCCACCTTTCAAACCGCGATCCGCACCGCTTTGGGGCCGCCGCTGTCTTCAGGCGCATTGAACCGCCCCCCTCTAAAAAGCTAAAATAACCCCGTTCAACTGAAGCGCCTCGATTGATCGAGGCCGGGGATTTTATGATCATTTCGCTTTTTTTCCATTGATGTCGTCCTCTCTCCCCGGCCGTGTTCCGTCCCCAAGATGAAAAATGGATGCTCCAGGCGCTCGCTCTCAGCGAGCGCGGGAGGCTTCGCGCTCACCCAAATCCCCTCGTGGGGTGCGTGATCGTCCAAGGGGGACGGGTGGTGGGCGAGGGGTGGCACGATCGTTTTGGAGGGCCCCACGGGGAAGTGCGGGCGCTGGCCCAAGCCGGCGGGCGGGCGCGCGGGGCCACGATGTATGTGACGTTGGAACCTTGTCCCCATTGGGGTAAAACGCCGCCCTGCGCCCGATCCGTTATTCAGGCGGGCGTCGCGCGGGTGGTGGCGGGCGCCTCCGATCCCAACCCCCGCTTCCGCGGCCGGGGATTCGCGGCTTTGCGCCGAGCGGGAGTGCGGGTGGCTTCGGGGCTTTTGGCCCATCGGACGGAAGAGCTGAACCGCGGTTTTTTTTCCCGTCACCAGCGGGGCCGGCCCCACGTGATTTTAAAACTGGCCCAAACGTTGGACGGCAAGATCGCTTCTCGCACCGGCGCCTCCCGCTGGATCACGGGACCTCGGGCGCGGGCCTTGGGCCATCGCCTGCGGGCGGAGTCCGACGCGGTTCTGGTCGGGGGGGAAACCGTCCGCCGGGACGATCCCCGGTTGACCAGCCATGGGGCCGGGCCGGATCCGGTTCGGGTCGTTCTATCGGGTTCCCTTGATTTGTCGGGGAAAGCGAAAGTGTTCGGACCGGAATCCCCGACGTGGGTCTTGACCGGCCGGGGGACCTCCCCCGCGCGGGTTCGGAAGCTGGAACGGGCGGGGGCCCAGGTGATTTCCCTTCCCGGAAGGAAGCCGGGCGTCGATCCTGAGAGATTGCTCTCGGCGCTTTCCCGACGGGGGGTGGCGCAAATTCTGGTGGAGGGAGGCGGGGAGGTGGCCGCCCACTTTTTGTCCGCGGGTCTCGTGGACGAAGTTTACCTTTTCGTGGCCCCCCGTTTTTTGGGCGGCCGCCAGGCGCCCAC is a genomic window containing:
- the ribD gene encoding bifunctional diaminohydroxyphosphoribosylaminopyrimidine deaminase/5-amino-6-(5-phosphoribosylamino)uracil reductase RibD, with translation MLQALALSERGRLRAHPNPLVGCVIVQGGRVVGEGWHDRFGGPHGEVRALAQAGGRARGATMYVTLEPCPHWGKTPPCARSVIQAGVARVVAGASDPNPRFRGRGFAALRRAGVRVASGLLAHRTEELNRGFFSRHQRGRPHVILKLAQTLDGKIASRTGASRWITGPRARALGHRLRAESDAVLVGGETVRRDDPRLTSHGAGPDPVRVVLSGSLDLSGKAKVFGPESPTWVLTGRGTSPARVRKLERAGAQVISLPGRKPGVDPERLLSALSRRGVAQILVEGGGEVAAHFLSAGLVDEVYLFVAPRFLGGRQAPTSLEGRGWALPADGPRLKNVEVSFLGEDWLIHGFLSSVSGESDF